GGCTATGCAGACGCGCTCGGCGCTTTGGATGAATACCGCGCGAGCATTGAGAGTGACCTGTGCCTGAACATGGGCTTCCTGCACTGGTCCGAGGGCTACACGTGGGACCGGGAACTGGTGCGGCTCATGGCCCAGCCCGGAGAACGATTGCCGGACAGCTGGAAGTTCGCGTTCGACCCGGCCAGGCGCGGCGAGGAACTGGGATGGGCCGGCATCGACTTCGATGACAGCGCATGGGAGACAATGCCAACCAACGGCCCATGGGAGCAGCAGGAGGCCGGGAAGCGCTACCGCGAGGAGACCGGCACCGATTATAACGGGCTTGCCTGGTATCGCAACCGGTTCGACATTGGGGCGAGCGAGCAGCCAAGGCGCATCAGCCTGGTCTTCGGCGCGGTGGATGAGGCGTGCACCGTCTGGGTCAACGGGGTCAAGGTCCTGGAGCGCCCCTACCCGTACCAGGGCAATACGAACTCATGGCTGGAGGCCTTCGAGGTTGACATCACCGCGGCGGTGCGACCTGGGTCGAATGTGCTTGCAGTGCGGGTCGAGGACAATCAGGGCGCTGGCGGCATCTGGAAGCCTGTCTGGCTGGTGGTGTCCGAAGGCGCGACCGGCAGTGCCGACAACCTGCTGGGCGACGGGACCTTCGAGAACGGCCCGGGGCCCTGGAGGACCCACGTGCAGTGCGGTAAGTTCGAGCTGGCGGTAGACAAGACCGTCGCCCGCACCGGCAGCGCTTCCGCCCGGATCACCTGCTCTGAACTTGCGCCGCCCGAGGCCTTTGACACCTACCGCACCCGGGCCTGGGCACGCTGGCACATGCCCGCGAAAGTCGAAGCAGGGAAGGCGTACCGGTTGCGGGCATGGGTGAAAACGACGCCGGACTTCGCGGGCACCGTGTGGATCTGGGTGACCGGCACCCCGAAGGGGACGGTGGAGGGGAAAATGCTCAATACTGGTGGACTATGGCGGCTCGTAACCATCGAGAACGCAGTGGCCGCCGCGGACGGGCTGGGGATATATCTCAACCTGTACGATGCGGTGGGAACTGTTTGGTTCGATGATGTGGAACTGACAGAGCAGCGAGCCGAGTGAGACAAACGCTGAACCAGTGGGGAACTGCATGGCAACCGTCTACGGCCACCATGCAGTTCCCGGTGTGCGAACGACAAGACTCGCCGTCCCTCAAGTCTGTCCCTTGTACACGATTAGCCGGCTCGAGCGCCGTTCCAACCGCAAACGCAGCCCCTTCTCTCCAAGCTCCCTGCCATCGAGCGCCCAGTTCTCGCCGGAATCCAGGTCCTCCAGCGTATACCGCTTGTCGGGGTTGAGTCCCTGCAGCGCGAAATCCCCGCAGGCCAACGGGCTGCCTTCGCGCCTGAAGGCCACCACCGCCCCCTCGTCCAGGTCCGGCCGGTGCAACTGGTACACAATCCATGCATCGGGCATTGTCGAGCACGAAGTCAGCAGATAGTACTCGCCATACCAGAACGGCCTCAGGCGGTGGTAATCGGCCAGCATCTTCCGGTGCCATTCCCACGGATAGTCGTCACCCACGGTCTGTAGACCGAACTCTCCCAGCGTGAACACGAGACCGGGAGCCAAGGCGCCGCGGAAGTGGTAAGTGTCCCCGGGGCGGGAGTTGGGTGGGCTGGTGGCGTGCAGGGGCACCCAGCAGCTCAGGCCCGTGCCGTGCACCTGCACCGTCTCGGAGTTGGCGTTGGGAAAGCAGTTGTAATCATTGCGCCACAGGGGGATGCTTCGACCCAGCGTTTCCAGGTCGATGCGCCTGCCGCCGCTGGCGCAATTGTCGATGAGCAGGTGTGGGTGTCGCTCTCGCAGTTCATCCCAGAAAGCGTAAAGCCCCTCGATATGCCGGATCTCGTGAATGCCCTGCCGGTCGGGCTCATCGTTTCCGCGCCAGTACGGCAATGCGCTCATGTTGAAATCCTGCCGATAGCAGTCGATGCCGGCGGTCTCGATCAGGCTGCTCACTGTTTCCACCGCCCACCTGCGCGCATCCGGGTTGCCTAGATCGAGAAGCACGTTCTCGCCCTTCTCGCGCTCCTTGCCGGGCAGCGACAGGAACCATTCCGGGTGCTCAAGGGTGATCGGCGCACCGTGCAAGGCGCGCTCGATCTCCACCCACAGGAGGAATTTCATGCCGGCTGCGTGGGCAGCATCACTGATGGGTCGCAGCCCGTGGGGATGCCGATAGGGGTTCACACGCCAGTCTCCGGCGGCCGAACCCCAGTCGCCTTCGAATACGTTCGGGCACGGGTCAGTGCCCATTCCGTACCAACCCGCATCCACCCAGTAATAGTCGTACTCCAGCCCCTGGTCCTCGATGAACTGGATCAGCTTGATGTGCTCGTCGGTTGGGGAACCGCCCCAACTCCCGTGGCAGGCAGGCGCCTGGATCAACTCGCCCTCGCAGCGCGGGCAGTGGTGGGCGAGCATGAACCCCCGCAGCAGATTATGGCCGCGGTCGGGTCGGTCGCGCCAGTAGAGAAGGGCGATGCGCGGAGTGCGGATACGTTCCCCAGGCTTCAGGCGCAGGCGCGTGATCTCCATACCCGCGCGCAGGTGCACGCTCTCTGGTGAGTGGCGGGTGATCTCCGCAGCCCACTGCCCGGTCCAGCCGATAGCGATCATCAGCCCGTCCGCGCCGGTGTCCAGGTTCATAAAGGGCAACCACTCCACCGAAGAGCGCCCCTCCTGCCCTGAGACCATGCGGGTGTGGAAGTGTGGCACGTGAATGTTCCCAACTTCCTCCGCAGTGATCTGGAAATCATCCAGGCGCAGCGACGTCCCGCGCGACCGCCACAGCAACGGCATCCCCTGACAGGCCCAGTGGAGGTCCAGCGCCTGCACGTCCTCCAGGAGGGGGCTGTCTCCTGAGCCGGTGTTCGTGATGTGCAGGACCCACTCCAGCGCAGGGAAGTCCCGGAACTCGATGAGTTCGAGAGCAAACTCAAGACCGGTCTGCTCGTCCAGCCAGCGCAGGTTGTGGACCGTGAGGTCACCCGCGTCCTTGGACTCGCAGGAAAACGCGGCCCGCGCCAGGATCTCCGCGGAAGTCTCATCCCCGCACTTGAAGAAGACAGGGGGGCTGGGGTCTATCGCGCGTACCTGGGTTTCTTCCGCCGTTCTTCCGCACAACGCCGCCGCCCACGACTGCACGACATTCATCTCATCGCAACGCGGGTCCATTGAGGACGCCTCCATGTGGCAGTTTGGTCGGCTCTGACTTCGGATCGGATTCATGTCTAGGTGTAGAAGAACTGCGCCGAGGCCTCACAGTCTCTGTCGGCCACGAGACGCACCCAATGAGCGCAGAAGCCCGGCTCGAAGCAGTGGGCGACGTACCCCTGCGCCGGCACGGTAATCTCCCGGAGAAGGTTCCAGACGCCGTCACCGTGGAAGTCGACCAGTATTTCGAAGGTCACGGCGTTGTCGCTGGTGTGACTCAGGTGCAGGCACTTGTGTTCGAAGCCGGTCATCAGGAAGGGGTCGGAGTGTTCGCCGGCTTTCACCGGAGTGCGGTACCACGGGCCACCCCAGCCCTTCGGCTTGCCCCAGGACCAGAGATCGTCCGACTTGCCCAGCCAGAGGTTCGCCTGTGGCTGGCCCACGTACGGGTTGGAGTCGTTGATCGGGGTGGTCTGGTCACCGGCGAGCACCAGCATGCCGTTCCAGGCGCAGAAGTCGCCGATGATCCGCAGGTGAGTGCAGACCGGGCGCACTCCCCAAACCTTTCCGCCATACTGCATCGCAGGCAGTTCGTAGAACATTCCGCAGACATTCATGAGCCAGCGCTCCGATTCGACCTCTCGGATCCGCGGCCACTCGGTGGTCACCGTGTGATCCTGGGTGTGGGTGCCCTTGGGCAGGCGGTACGTGTCCCACCGGCCGTGGACCAAGACCTTGAGGATCGCCGAGGCCCGGTCCTGACCCGTCGCGAAGAGCGCGCTGCCGATGTTCTGTCGCCCCATCACCTCGTTGTACTGGGCAGTGTCGATGATCGTCCAGTTCTCCCCGTCCCACTCAGCGAGTCGTCCCCGGGCGGCGAGACCGAGGTGGTCTGCGTCCTCGTAGGTGTTGTTCGCAACCACCAGGCGGCCGTGTCCGCTGCACGCGCCCTTGAAATGGGGCTGGGCGTGGTACGGTTCGCCCGGCTGGGTCATCC
This region of Armatimonadota bacterium genomic DNA includes:
- a CDS encoding alpha-galactosidase; the protein is MDPRCDEMNVVQSWAAALCGRTAEETQVRAIDPSPPVFFKCGDETSAEILARAAFSCESKDAGDLTVHNLRWLDEQTGLEFALELIEFRDFPALEWVLHITNTGSGDSPLLEDVQALDLHWACQGMPLLWRSRGTSLRLDDFQITAEEVGNIHVPHFHTRMVSGQEGRSSVEWLPFMNLDTGADGLMIAIGWTGQWAAEITRHSPESVHLRAGMEITRLRLKPGERIRTPRIALLYWRDRPDRGHNLLRGFMLAHHCPRCEGELIQAPACHGSWGGSPTDEHIKLIQFIEDQGLEYDYYWVDAGWYGMGTDPCPNVFEGDWGSAAGDWRVNPYRHPHGLRPISDAAHAAGMKFLLWVEIERALHGAPITLEHPEWFLSLPGKEREKGENVLLDLGNPDARRWAVETVSSLIETAGIDCYRQDFNMSALPYWRGNDEPDRQGIHEIRHIEGLYAFWDELRERHPHLLIDNCASGGRRIDLETLGRSIPLWRNDYNCFPNANSETVQVHGTGLSCWVPLHATSPPNSRPGDTYHFRGALAPGLVFTLGEFGLQTVGDDYPWEWHRKMLADYHRLRPFWYGEYYLLTSCSTMPDAWIVYQLHRPDLDEGAVVAFRREGSPLACGDFALQGLNPDKRYTLEDLDSGENWALDGRELGEKGLRLRLERRSSRLIVYKGQT